Genomic window (Sphaeramia orbicularis chromosome 7, fSphaOr1.1, whole genome shotgun sequence):
caaaaacactcaagaaaaaaatattgattaaggttctcatcattcatgcatgaaagggttaagtttgataaataattttttttatcggTTGCAATTTTATTAAGAATAACTTTTGATGaaataacaagaagaagaagaagaaggagaagaagaagaagaagaagaagaagaagaagaagaagaagaagaagaagaagaagaagaagaagaagaagacactgCACATGCGCCAGTAGGAACGGAACATTTCTTACCTACTGTTTCTATCCGGATTCAATATCATGTTGCACAGCCGCCACTAAACGAGTTGACAACGATGCAAAAAATGTCCACAACTACTTAAATAAGGTATCGTCGCCTCGCATTCTCATTTCTACTAACACCGACACACACCTGTTTTTCAGGCTGTATttagttaatatttattttccttttggtTTTATCGTCTGGTCTCATAACAGAAGTTAACAGCTCGTGGAGTAAAAGACTGACAGAACTGCTGCCATTAAAACAACCCGTTCTACTTTTTGGAGTAATTATCAGCGAAATTGTCAACATGAATAAACTTCTCCTGATGTTCTAATCAGGAGTGTAGTTTTCCTTTTCTTTGGGTGTGTTATTGTGAGTGAAGGCATGGCTAGCAGCAGTGTGGACATGGATCCAGATGTTGCTCGGAGGCTGTTTGAGGAGGGGGGCACTCTGGTGCTGCTCGGGGTCCCTCAGGGTACAGAACTGGGGATTGACTGCAAGAGTTGGCAGGTTGGTCCCAGATTCCGTGGTGTGAAGATGATCCCCCCAGGTCTGCACTTCCTTCACTACTGCTCTGTCAACGCACCAAGCTGTGGAAGAGAAATTGGCCCCAAAACAGGCCTCTTCCTCAGTCTGAAACCCAGAGAGGTCCTTTTGGCCAACTGGGATCCTAAGGAAGAAGATCTGGACTTCTCAGCCTCCCAGAATGAGGAGGAGCTGAGCAGGATCAGAGCCAACCTGCGAGAGCTGGACCCTTACCTAGGTCCCTATCCCTATGAGCTGATGAGAAAGTGGGTGTCCCTCACTGACCGTCTGAGTGAAGAAGTGGCTCAGAAGCTGCAGCCTCTGTCAGGTCGAGTGTGTGCCTTCAGTGATGTGGTTCCTGAGCATCACTTCGGAACCACTGAAGACAGAGCAGATCAACCCAGGAATGACACCGCCTGTCAGAGCATGAGAGAGGGACTGGACAGGCTGCCCAAGATGAAGCAGAGGGAGGGGACGGAGCTGCGCTTATCTGTTATCCCCCAAAAGACTTACCCACCTGGGGCGACACCAGCTGAGATCACCCGCTGTAGTCTGGACCTGAGCTACGCCCTGGAGACGGTTCTGGAGAAGTACCATCAGGTGCAGCCTCTTGACCTGCTGGGTGAGTGCCTTTAGAATctaaaggtgtcaaactcattttagtttaggggccacatacagtccagtataatctgaagtgggtcggaccaaggttcaaggtgactacGTTAAAAaatttctgtatcaccatctgtggagtgaaattatggaacaaattgtgtgttgagaaaaaacaaatatcaaacataattcagtttttaaaaaagatataaagaactgattcttgagaggtacagtatttaagaatgacaatgaggcctgtttgtttatggatgatgttgtattgataaatatgctgtaattattgaagaaaatggttgaattgttgagtctgtatgactgtactgccatgaacattttgttgtaaataattcagttactgcattatggactgttgtggttcgatgctaaaattaggaaaatagcattgtttgattcttgtattaagttaatgataaaggtgtaaaagcactgaggggtaggattaagtaagtttatacttcttcctactccttttcgaccgtgcAATACTCAGACTTGtgtgtgcttgaagatagattctgttcatttaaatgttactttgtttttgtcttaatttgctttgttttgttttattttgtttctttgcatgttcgaaattaaaaaaaaaaaaacaaaaacaaaactttattgatacctgtaggtagatttgttctgcagtctggagagggcatctcaaatcttacacaaaacattaaaaccacaggacacatacaggggacagattaaaaacaacacagaccaaagacgtTGACAGGTACTCCCAGGGACTCACTgatcatggttaaaacagactaaaataaataagaGTCATTAGATATTACTAAACGTACCAATATAAAACCCCTTAAAAGCACTAAAAAAGCATGATATAATGAAATACAAGggacaaaaaaatgataattaagtTAAGACCATATTAAAATAAGCCAGACCCCAAGACTTAAAGTAAAGTGAGGTGCATCAAGGCTTATTTAAAAGAGAAGTAGcagcaggaacaaagctgttcctGTAGTGAGTGGTCTTAGATTTTGGGACTGTGAATCTCCGTCCAGATAGTAGCAGCTGGAACTCACTCGccagtaccagtaaaataataacagtgaaaaaagtaaaattacattataaaaatgtttacatctgcaagggtatcctttaaaaaatgtgaataacatgaacaacctgaaaattcttaagaaaaataagtgcagttttaatggaTATCGTTTACACATATGTgggtcacaacttacagatcacagtggatctacaaaagcacaaaacacgtacaaacaggaataatattgttcaaattgcacttctgTTAAGACAGTTCATATTTctttaggttattcatatttcttgtgaaaagatagtttgtaaatgtaaacattttcatgtaattgtatggaaagaaaagtttggagtttacatcatttataggttattgtgatagtgttttactggtctgatccactggagatcaaattggtgtgtaagtggaacctgaactaaaatgatttcatcGTGTTGCACATGATGAAGATACAGTCGATTGAGCCActtcacacaaaactagatgttacttAACCATCTTTATCACAAACTACCACTTCCTTGatgtgtaaaattatcttttaaattgacaaacatcatatatgtaaatggAGGCACAAATTAAATGGGATCAAATAATTATTTGTCTCTCTTTTTTGACACCCACTGATATTATTTCCAGAGTTGGGTCCCATGAGGTACACCATAAGCAGCAGGACTTAGGCACTTTAtgacaaatgaacacatgacctgTGGTTCATATGACTTTTCTTTCATTTGTagatataaaaaaacaataatcatcaGTTGCAGCCTTAATGTCAGCAGTAATTAGagtattagtaaaaaaaaaaaaaaaaaaaggtcttttgtcattttcatctcaaTAGGCTACACTATTGGTGACATGTAACAAATGAGATATTATCAGATATTAATAAAGATACTGAATACCAGATCGAATTATTAGCCAGGGCAATAAACCATTGAACTTTGATGAAAATAACACATAGTTTCATACAATATTGTATGTAAAACGGACCCTGCTTTGCTTCTTTTGCCTTTCAGGTGAGCTACAGTTCGCCTTTGTGTGTTTCCTGATTGGAAATGTCTACGAGGGGTTTGAACACTGGAAGGCGCTCCTG
Coding sequences:
- the aar2 gene encoding protein AAR2 homolog → MASSSVDMDPDVARRLFEEGGTLVLLGVPQGTELGIDCKSWQVGPRFRGVKMIPPGLHFLHYCSVNAPSCGREIGPKTGLFLSLKPREVLLANWDPKEEDLDFSASQNEEELSRIRANLRELDPYLGPYPYELMRKWVSLTDRLSEEVAQKLQPLSGRVCAFSDVVPEHHFGTTEDRADQPRNDTACQSMREGLDRLPKMKQREGTELRLSVIPQKTYPPGATPAEITRCSLDLSYALETVLEKYHQVQPLDLLGELQFAFVCFLIGNVYEGFEHWKALLALLCRSEDAMRKRKELYLGLITVLYHQLGEIPPDFFVDIVSQNNFLTSTLQDFFQFASGPGVDSTLRKRAEKFKAHLTKKFRWDFEADLDDCAPVVVELPEGVTVD